In Nitrospirota bacterium, a genomic segment contains:
- a CDS encoding GNAT family N-acetyltransferase, whose product MHAVNDVEFSENGFVVKTLHGEQLTQSYRLRHKVFAESLKWVPETDDRQEIDLYDLWGTTVGLIRDDGTVVGAARLLPSSGQFMLEKEFGALLPAGYQLRKTSDTAEITRLAIDPEIRDRGLSSKMMLVLLKGVYQWAVANDIRYYYLEVEHRFFRTLRALGFPCEMIGEPVVLPPAGASSVAALYDMVRFDEENAVKKPRLLNWISSIETLQGEMIVGRNSTYSNCQRLGLVGAEA is encoded by the coding sequence ATGCACGCAGTGAACGATGTCGAATTCAGTGAAAATGGTTTTGTTGTAAAGACCCTGCATGGGGAGCAGCTCACTCAATCATATCGACTCCGGCATAAAGTGTTTGCTGAGTCACTGAAGTGGGTTCCCGAAACAGATGATCGGCAGGAAATCGATCTGTACGATTTGTGGGGGACAACCGTTGGGTTGATCAGAGATGACGGAACGGTTGTTGGAGCAGCGCGACTCCTTCCCTCTTCCGGGCAGTTCATGCTCGAAAAAGAGTTTGGTGCCTTGCTCCCGGCCGGCTACCAACTCAGAAAAACTTCAGATACTGCCGAGATCACCAGGCTTGCGATTGATCCTGAAATCCGCGACAGAGGACTCTCATCCAAGATGATGCTGGTGCTGTTGAAAGGCGTCTATCAATGGGCGGTGGCGAACGACATTCGGTATTACTATCTTGAGGTCGAACACCGGTTCTTTCGCACGCTTCGGGCGCTCGGGTTCCCTTGTGAAATGATAGGAGAGCCGGTGGTGCTGCCTCCCGCTGGAGCCAGTTCCGTAGCAGCGCTGTACGATATGGTTCGATTTGACGAAGAGAATGCGGTCAAAAAACCACGGTTGCTGAACTGGATCTCCTCTATCGAGACGTTACAGGGAGAGATGATAGTGGGACGGAATTCGACGTACTCGAACTGCCAGAGGTTAGGGTTAGTAGGAGCAGAGGCGTAG
- a CDS encoding ATP-binding protein: MKNRQGFQILDGFRQSSGKPTQQRAALTHGIPWDTSESLPYLLRDQVGGSLASALKASEQRLTALLHDRSRIGRELHDSVLQALYAIELSLAQSPELHRGVPPALPRSNGQATDQLNRLIRDIRRMILSVESDNIDPFRLVSELQALAQTCEQVGKLRIRVAVAPAAAEILTGEEARELVAIAREALSNCVRHAHATQIVIALRHIGSRVRLRICDNGSGFAVAQGQPKGIGIAQMETRVRKIGGRLNIKSTLGRGTCITADVYLEPVLATT, translated from the coding sequence ATGAAAAACCGGCAGGGCTTTCAAATACTCGACGGATTTCGGCAATCCTCAGGAAAACCGACACAGCAACGTGCGGCTCTCACTCATGGAATTCCCTGGGACACATCGGAGTCTCTTCCTTACCTGCTGCGGGATCAGGTCGGAGGCAGTCTCGCCTCTGCCCTCAAGGCATCCGAGCAACGTCTGACCGCGCTGTTGCACGATCGCAGCCGCATAGGAAGGGAACTGCACGACTCTGTGCTGCAAGCCCTCTATGCGATCGAGTTGAGCCTTGCACAATCCCCAGAGTTGCACAGGGGTGTGCCGCCTGCTCTGCCACGTTCCAACGGTCAGGCGACCGATCAACTCAACAGGCTTATTCGAGATATCCGACGCATGATTCTCAGTGTGGAATCTGACAACATCGATCCCTTCCGGCTGGTCTCCGAGTTACAAGCCCTTGCCCAGACTTGTGAGCAGGTGGGTAAATTACGGATTCGTGTGGCGGTTGCCCCTGCAGCAGCAGAAATCCTGACCGGCGAAGAAGCGCGCGAACTCGTTGCGATTGCCAGGGAGGCGTTGAGTAATTGTGTCCGCCACGCCCACGCGACACAGATCGTGATTGCCCTTCGGCACATCGGCTCCCGAGTACGGCTGCGCATCTGCGACAACGGATCAGGCTTTGCCGTCGCTCAGGGACAGCCGAAAGGCATCGGGATTGCCCAGATGGAAACTCGAGTTCGAAAGATCGGTGGTCGCCTGAACATCAAATCCACCCTGGGTCGAGGCACATGTATCACCGCCGATGTCTATCTTGAGCCGGTGCTCGCGACGACATGA
- a CDS encoding PAS domain S-box protein gives MNRQRTQRDTALSSNAPSRGVRRGNKTGASSSLKPAIPQGEPIEQCYRTLLGLSGSAILLLAPDSIILGWNRSAETVSGWMADEVLGRNFVELCLSKEARASFRIKLAQVTQGEEIRGLEVPLRTRTGSQAMLSWSLSRVLGTHGDLIGLMAIGTVLLSDTQIEEELLLAHAQILTEARRAEKVADEERGRIARELHDEFGQALTGLKFDLAWFRKQLSLLPAPTGSRELVSKVQAMSGSIDALLESLRTTVADLRPAMLNDLGLVPALESLAATFQHRTGVRCLVDVDPEVSSLELPSETSAALFRIAQESLTNVMRHAAASLVRIQLYQGDGRVTLEVADNGKGVTCERMSKLDSFGLRGMQERVSLLGGHFSIGGALGVGTTARASVPTRRSKALADGPVAEGSIP, from the coding sequence ATGAACCGCCAACGCACTCAACGTGATACGGCATTATCTTCGAACGCTCCCAGCCGGGGGGTGCGCAGGGGCAACAAGACCGGTGCAAGCAGTTCCCTGAAGCCGGCTATCCCCCAGGGGGAGCCAATTGAGCAGTGCTATCGCACATTGCTAGGATTGTCCGGTAGTGCGATTCTGCTTCTCGCGCCTGACTCAATCATTCTAGGGTGGAACCGCTCGGCTGAAACAGTATCCGGCTGGATGGCCGATGAAGTACTGGGCCGGAACTTTGTGGAACTCTGTCTCTCGAAGGAGGCGCGCGCCTCTTTTCGGATAAAACTCGCGCAGGTGACTCAAGGGGAGGAGATAAGGGGTCTTGAGGTCCCTCTCCGGACACGTACTGGATCACAGGCAATGCTTTCTTGGAGTCTCTCGCGGGTGCTGGGGACTCATGGAGACCTCATCGGCCTCATGGCAATTGGGACCGTCCTCCTTTCTGATACCCAGATTGAAGAAGAGCTCCTGCTGGCCCATGCTCAGATCCTGACCGAGGCTCGCAGGGCTGAGAAGGTTGCAGACGAGGAGCGGGGCAGAATTGCACGGGAGTTACACGACGAGTTTGGACAGGCCTTGACCGGTCTGAAATTCGACCTTGCCTGGTTCCGCAAACAACTGTCGCTGTTGCCTGCTCCAACCGGCAGCAGGGAGCTAGTGAGCAAAGTCCAGGCCATGTCGGGATCGATCGACGCACTGTTGGAATCTCTTCGTACGACAGTCGCAGACCTGCGCCCTGCGATGCTGAACGATCTTGGACTGGTCCCGGCATTGGAATCCCTCGCGGCGACATTCCAGCATCGCACGGGCGTGCGATGCCTGGTAGACGTGGACCCGGAAGTGTCATCCCTGGAGCTGCCCTCAGAAACGTCTGCCGCGTTGTTTCGAATCGCACAGGAATCATTGACCAATGTGATGCGTCATGCTGCCGCTTCGCTGGTACGAATACAGCTGTACCAGGGTGACGGCAGGGTGACGTTGGAAGTGGCTGACAACGGAAAGGGCGTTACCTGCGAGCGGATGAGCAAGCTCGATTCCTTCGGGCTTCGAGGGATGCAGGAACGAGTCTCCCTTCTGGGCGGCCACTTTTCTATCGGAGGTGCGCTCGGGGTCGGAACCACAGCCCGTGCCTCTGTGCCGACACGCCGCTCAAAGGCTCTGGCCGACGGGCCGGTTGCGGAGGGCTCCATCCCATGA
- a CDS encoding response regulator transcription factor, whose protein sequence is MIATDLVKILIIDDHEVVRRGVKQILEEHFLYVEVGEANTGAKGIAAARKESWDLIIVDISLPDRNGLELLYELHTTMPQLPLMVLSLHSEEQYATRALQTGAMAYLTKNTAPEELARAVKQVLSGRRYVSASIGERLAGNLSQSPSGPEHHTLSKRELEVLVLLAQGRSIKHIAQFLTLSIKTVSTYRARLLDKLQLTTTAELIRYALDHHLVD, encoded by the coding sequence ATGATTGCGACTGACTTGGTAAAAATTCTGATCATCGACGATCACGAGGTCGTGCGCCGGGGTGTGAAACAGATCCTTGAAGAACACTTCCTGTACGTCGAGGTTGGGGAAGCCAATACCGGTGCGAAGGGGATTGCCGCAGCGCGGAAAGAGTCCTGGGATCTGATCATCGTGGACATCAGCCTTCCTGACCGGAACGGGTTAGAGCTCTTGTACGAGTTACATACGACAATGCCCCAACTCCCTCTGATGGTCTTGAGCCTGCACTCTGAAGAGCAATATGCAACTCGTGCGCTCCAGACAGGGGCTATGGCCTATCTCACCAAAAACACCGCGCCAGAAGAGCTGGCCAGGGCGGTCAAGCAGGTGTTGAGCGGCAGGAGGTATGTCTCCGCTTCCATTGGAGAGCGCTTGGCCGGTAACCTGAGTCAGAGTCCCTCCGGTCCTGAACATCACACATTGTCCAAGCGAGAGCTCGAAGTTCTTGTATTGTTAGCCCAGGGCCGGTCCATTAAACACATCGCGCAGTTCCTGACTCTCAGCATCAAAACCGTGAGCACCTATCGAGCCCGTCTCCTGGACAAGTTGCAACTCACGACCACCGCCGAATTGATCCGCTACGCCCTTGACCATCACCTGGTCGATTAG
- a CDS encoding TIGR00645 family protein — translation MEPAAVKRSHSPGSRVEHVFETIVFASRWIQAPLYGGLIVAELLYAYKFLVELWEMIRHIDQQKETVFMLGILGLIDVTMVANLLTMVIIGGYATFVSKLDLEDHADRPDWLTHIDPGTIKIKLAASLIGISSIHLLKSFVDIENENLEHIKWKIFIHLTFLGSAILLAWTDKIMQKDKKH, via the coding sequence ATAGAACCCGCCGCAGTAAAGCGTTCTCATTCTCCCGGCAGCCGCGTTGAGCACGTATTTGAAACAATCGTGTTCGCCAGCCGGTGGATTCAGGCTCCACTCTATGGCGGCCTCATCGTGGCTGAGCTGCTCTACGCGTACAAATTTCTTGTTGAACTATGGGAGATGATCCGCCATATCGATCAGCAAAAAGAGACCGTCTTCATGCTGGGTATTCTGGGGCTGATCGACGTCACGATGGTGGCGAACTTGCTCACGATGGTGATCATCGGAGGCTACGCCACATTTGTGAGCAAATTAGATCTGGAGGATCATGCAGATCGACCAGACTGGTTGACCCACATCGACCCCGGCACCATCAAAATCAAACTCGCAGCGTCGTTGATCGGTATCTCCAGCATTCATCTTCTTAAATCGTTCGTCGACATCGAGAATGAAAATCTGGAGCACATCAAGTGGAAGATCTTTATCCATCTGACCTTTCTCGGCTCCGCTATCCTCCTCGCATGGACCGATAAGATTATGCAGAAAGACAAGAAGCACTGA